The following coding sequences are from one Desulfosporosinus orientis DSM 765 window:
- a CDS encoding RNA polymerase sigma factor — protein MSELEGQFEIYYQEYYEKLFRTAFRLTGNREDAQDVIQEAYINAYRSFSQFNHTSSFGTWIYKIMLNCAYRYMTKRDKLPIQIITAERGISETEFWESLKSQESVEEQAMVEDIRETCLQLFLNCIPKKQRIAFTLKILMELPSSEVADIMGISESAVKINVYRAKQHLKNNIEEKCSFINPENPCQCGNWVKYLIDTGKVDLIPADNPVRRRSTAEMSLIWTEMDFLRKIIRLYDHQPGHTSYLEFRKKIREIIVQQSLKILT, from the coding sequence ATGTCAGAATTAGAAGGCCAATTTGAGATATATTATCAAGAGTATTATGAAAAGCTCTTTAGAACGGCTTTTCGTCTGACAGGCAACAGGGAAGATGCTCAAGATGTTATACAAGAAGCCTATATTAATGCTTACCGTTCATTTTCGCAGTTTAACCATACCAGCTCGTTTGGTACTTGGATCTATAAGATTATGCTGAATTGTGCCTACCGTTATATGACCAAACGGGATAAACTTCCCATTCAGATCATCACGGCTGAGAGGGGGATTTCTGAAACTGAGTTTTGGGAATCCCTAAAATCTCAGGAGTCTGTTGAAGAGCAGGCTATGGTTGAGGATATCCGCGAAACCTGCCTGCAGCTTTTTCTCAATTGTATCCCTAAAAAACAACGGATTGCCTTTACCTTAAAAATATTAATGGAGCTGCCAAGCAGCGAAGTAGCCGATATTATGGGTATATCGGAGAGTGCGGTTAAAATAAATGTCTATCGGGCAAAACAGCATTTGAAAAACAACATCGAAGAAAAATGTTCCTTTATTAATCCTGAAAATCCCTGCCAATGCGGGAACTGGGTGAAATATTTGATCGATACCGGTAAAGTTGACCTTATTCCTGCCGACAACCCAGTAAGAAGGCGCAGCACTGCAGAAATGTCGTTGATCTGGACAGAAATGGATTTTTTAAGAAAAATCATTCGGCTCTATGATCACCAGCCGGGCCACAC
- a CDS encoding aminotransferase class I/II-fold pyridoxal phosphate-dependent enzyme, with translation MRTFNMSKKLDYVCYDVRGPVLEEAERMRSQGLDILSLNIGNPAPFGFEAPGEIIHQMMENLHNAEGYSDSKGVLSAREAIVNYCEFKKIPQVGVNDVYTGNGVSELILMAMQGLLDNGDEILVPAPDYPLWTAAITLAGGKAVHYICDEQSEWYPDIRDITSKITSKTKGIVIINPNNPTGALYSTELLEQIAELARQHSLIIFSDEIYDRLVMDGAQHTSIASLAPDLLVVTLNGLSKSHKIAGFRCGWMCLSGDKSHARGYIDGLNILSSMRLCSNVQSQYVITTALSDLHKCDDTLLPGGRIYEQREYIVNALNNIPGLQVFKPKAAFYVFPRIDIKRFNITDDEKFILDFLHEKHILMVHGRGFNWLLPDHFRIVYLPKIEELKMACDRLGDFLEGYRQA, from the coding sequence ATGAGAACGTTTAATATGTCAAAGAAGCTGGATTATGTTTGTTATGATGTGCGGGGGCCTGTGCTTGAGGAAGCCGAGCGCATGCGCAGTCAAGGCCTGGATATTTTGAGTTTAAATATCGGCAACCCGGCCCCCTTCGGATTTGAGGCTCCCGGAGAGATCATTCACCAGATGATGGAAAACCTGCACAATGCGGAAGGATATTCGGACTCAAAGGGGGTTCTCTCAGCCCGTGAAGCCATCGTGAATTACTGTGAATTCAAAAAAATACCCCAGGTTGGGGTCAACGATGTCTATACCGGAAACGGTGTCAGCGAGTTAATCCTGATGGCTATGCAGGGACTGCTGGACAACGGAGATGAGATTCTCGTTCCCGCACCGGACTATCCGCTCTGGACGGCGGCTATTACACTGGCAGGGGGAAAGGCCGTCCATTACATCTGTGATGAGCAGTCCGAATGGTATCCTGATATCCGGGATATCACAAGCAAAATAACCTCAAAAACGAAAGGGATTGTGATTATCAATCCCAACAATCCCACCGGGGCATTGTATTCAACGGAATTATTGGAACAAATTGCTGAACTCGCCCGGCAGCACAGTCTGATTATTTTCTCTGACGAGATATATGACCGTCTGGTTATGGATGGCGCTCAGCACACTTCTATTGCCTCACTGGCCCCCGATCTGTTGGTTGTGACCCTGAACGGACTTTCCAAATCCCATAAGATCGCCGGATTCCGCTGCGGCTGGATGTGCTTAAGCGGAGACAAATCCCATGCCCGCGGCTATATTGACGGGTTGAACATTCTTTCATCCATGCGGTTGTGTTCAAATGTACAATCCCAGTATGTCATCACAACAGCCCTTTCCGACCTCCATAAATGCGACGACACTCTTTTGCCCGGAGGACGGATCTATGAGCAGAGGGAATATATCGTCAATGCCTTAAACAATATTCCCGGTCTTCAGGTGTTTAAACCTAAAGCGGCCTTCTATGTCTTCCCCCGGATTGATATTAAACGGTTTAATATCACGGATGATGAAAAATTCATCCTGGATTTTCTTCATGAAAAACACATCCTTATGGTTCATGGGCGCGGGTTCAACTGGTTATTGCCTGATCATTTCCGTATCGTCTATTTGCCTAAAATCGAGGAATTAAAAATGGCCTGTGACCGTCTGGGCGATTTTCTGGAGGGGTACCGGCAGGCCTAA
- a CDS encoding DNA alkylation repair protein, producing MSDIEAEVRRRLFELQDLKYKEFACKLMPTVSPETVIGVRTPDLRKLAREFSKRPEAAEFLKILPHGYYEENNLHGFLIETIKDYEAAVAAVDEFLPYIDNWATCDLISPKIFKKHLSELYEKIKVWLISDRTYTVRFGIGMLMSFYLNDAFRPEFLEVVAGIRSEEYYVNMMIAWYFATALAKQYEATVPYIQEQRLEKWTHNKAIQKAVESYRISDEAKAYLRTLKVK from the coding sequence ATGAGCGATATAGAAGCAGAGGTCCGGCGCCGGCTATTTGAGCTGCAGGACTTGAAATACAAAGAGTTTGCCTGTAAACTCATGCCAACGGTGAGCCCGGAAACCGTGATCGGCGTCCGCACGCCGGATCTGCGGAAGCTCGCCCGGGAGTTTTCCAAAAGGCCGGAGGCTGCGGAGTTTCTTAAAATCCTGCCCCACGGGTATTATGAAGAAAATAACCTGCACGGCTTCCTCATTGAAACCATTAAGGATTATGAGGCCGCCGTTGCCGCAGTTGATGAGTTTCTGCCCTACATAGACAACTGGGCAACCTGTGACCTGATTTCACCGAAGATATTTAAAAAACATCTCTCCGAACTCTACGAAAAAATTAAAGTCTGGCTGATTTCTGACCGGACCTATACGGTGCGCTTCGGGATCGGAATGCTGATGAGCTTCTATCTCAATGACGCTTTCCGGCCGGAGTTCCTTGAGGTTGTGGCGGGTATCCGGTCGGAGGAATACTATGTTAACATGATGATCGCCTGGTATTTCGCAACGGCATTAGCCAAGCAGTATGAAGCAACTGTACCGTATATTCAGGAACAGCGTTTGGAGAAGTGGACGCATAACAAAGCTATCCAGAAAGCGGTTGAGAGCTACCGGATCAGCGACGAAGCAAAGGCGTACCTGAGGACGCTGAAAGTAAAGTAA
- a CDS encoding PEP/pyruvate-binding domain-containing protein, which produces MAVSSATFFLNWDEAVQSGAEAAGGKGWNLGRLAQYGFKIPRGGGLTTRAYEEFIQYNGLQDMVDTISRSVTRENLDETNNLDRLKQLRQKIKEGTIPPLIAEELKTKLDRMGILARPLAVRSSAAAEDSAKASFAGIHDSFLNVRSSEIFEAVKGCYASLWSDRAVAYRRKLQIRDEEVMIGVVVLEMVEAQAAGVGFTCDPQTGRRDLVVINANFGLGEAIVAGTVEPDTYYLDASPWNSLPQLTERKTGRKEGMTCLNQAGGTQFVETPDSFSRQVLSDADVERLGLLLLRVFEALGGCDQHQDVEWVFDGRDFILVQSRPVTALPRSTFAPLRNQPDIWSNGNYRDAVPMVLSPLIRRLTITTIDKILKSNYTEIGYALPEGLQFSRFFNGRLYCNLSALQWAMYDAMGALPRDFNIGWGGHQPEIELKDSKPFAGLKGLERLYRGIKGVRLIKRAVKKSPQTHAQALSSLKSITEKGFSHLEDKDLIQRYYELGRISLAFTGEFSFLSGAASLPVGGLMKILAKYFGPRAAMLLNALMVGGTVGITSADHGYKLVELAEIARQDKDAAQYFGSTAFDPMAWEGLPEDSAFKQAFREFIQEYGHRAVYELDIINPRWNEDPSYLLNIIQSTISTADLRQLKAKQKEKVEQAWREIKTMVPARKHSSIKKLIRKAQEGAALRETTKSVLAVMMEAYRKIAQELGSRFCQRGIIEKQADIYFCTWPELVSLLTGEWDGAGLKDLIADRKVFMKEMESIAPPDVIFGDAPKYTEPAPRSAGNFLTGVPVAAGKASGRARLIRHPAEGNRLQPGDVMVAPSTDPGWTPLFLKAGAVVMETGGFLSHGAIVAREYGIPAVVNIPGVMGAIQEGRQVDVDGDEGKVYLKEK; this is translated from the coding sequence GTGGCAGTATCTTCGGCAACCTTCTTTTTAAACTGGGATGAAGCGGTTCAATCCGGAGCCGAAGCGGCCGGGGGCAAGGGCTGGAACTTGGGGCGGCTGGCTCAGTATGGTTTTAAGATTCCTCGCGGAGGAGGCCTTACTACCCGCGCTTACGAGGAGTTTATCCAATACAACGGCTTGCAGGACATGGTGGATACGATCAGCCGCTCGGTAACCAGAGAAAATCTGGATGAAACAAACAACTTGGACAGGTTGAAGCAGCTAAGGCAAAAAATCAAAGAGGGTACGATCCCTCCTCTGATCGCGGAGGAACTGAAAACGAAGCTTGACAGGATGGGCATCCTGGCAAGACCACTGGCCGTCAGATCTTCCGCTGCAGCGGAAGATTCGGCAAAGGCATCCTTTGCGGGTATTCATGACTCCTTTCTGAATGTCCGGAGTTCGGAGATTTTTGAGGCTGTGAAAGGGTGCTATGCCTCCCTCTGGTCTGATCGGGCTGTAGCCTATCGCAGGAAGTTACAGATCAGAGATGAGGAAGTGATGATTGGGGTCGTTGTGCTGGAGATGGTGGAGGCTCAAGCTGCAGGAGTAGGCTTTACCTGTGATCCTCAGACCGGGCGACGGGACCTTGTAGTTATTAACGCCAACTTTGGACTGGGGGAAGCGATTGTTGCAGGGACTGTGGAGCCTGACACCTATTACTTGGATGCCAGTCCCTGGAATTCCCTGCCTCAGCTGACTGAGCGGAAAACCGGGCGGAAGGAGGGAATGACCTGTCTCAATCAGGCCGGGGGAACTCAATTTGTGGAGACCCCTGACTCCTTCAGCCGACAGGTCTTGTCCGATGCAGACGTCGAAAGGCTGGGCTTGCTTCTTTTGAGAGTTTTCGAAGCTCTGGGGGGTTGTGATCAGCATCAGGATGTGGAATGGGTTTTTGACGGCCGGGATTTTATTCTGGTCCAGTCCAGACCGGTAACTGCCTTGCCTAGGAGTACTTTTGCACCTTTAAGGAACCAACCGGATATTTGGTCCAACGGAAATTACAGGGATGCAGTCCCTATGGTTCTGTCCCCCCTCATTCGGCGTTTAACTATTACCACTATTGATAAAATTCTCAAATCCAATTATACAGAGATTGGTTACGCCCTGCCGGAAGGGCTGCAGTTTTCCAGGTTTTTCAACGGCCGGCTGTATTGCAATCTATCCGCCCTGCAATGGGCTATGTACGACGCGATGGGGGCCTTGCCCCGGGACTTCAATATTGGCTGGGGTGGGCATCAGCCTGAGATTGAGCTGAAGGATTCCAAACCTTTTGCGGGGCTGAAGGGTTTAGAGCGTTTATACCGGGGAATAAAGGGTGTCCGTTTGATTAAGCGGGCGGTAAAAAAGTCTCCGCAAACCCATGCTCAGGCCTTGAGTTCCCTAAAGAGCATAACAGAGAAAGGGTTCAGCCATTTAGAAGATAAGGACTTAATTCAGCGTTATTATGAACTGGGCAGGATTTCCTTGGCCTTTACAGGCGAATTCTCCTTTTTAAGTGGAGCGGCTTCCCTGCCTGTGGGGGGATTAATGAAAATTCTCGCCAAATACTTTGGTCCGAGGGCAGCGATGCTTTTGAATGCTTTAATGGTGGGAGGAACCGTGGGCATAACCAGCGCTGATCACGGCTACAAGCTTGTGGAGCTGGCGGAAATTGCCCGGCAGGACAAGGATGCGGCTCAATATTTTGGCAGTACAGCCTTCGACCCCATGGCTTGGGAAGGATTGCCGGAGGATTCAGCCTTTAAACAAGCCTTTCGTGAGTTTATCCAAGAATACGGGCACCGGGCGGTCTACGAGCTGGATATCATTAATCCCAGGTGGAATGAAGACCCTTCCTATTTGCTGAACATTATCCAGAGTACTATTTCTACGGCGGATCTGAGGCAATTGAAGGCCAAGCAAAAAGAAAAGGTTGAGCAAGCCTGGCGGGAAATAAAGACGATGGTGCCTGCCAGGAAGCATTCCTCAATTAAAAAACTGATTCGTAAAGCCCAGGAAGGGGCAGCTCTGCGGGAAACGACGAAATCAGTACTGGCCGTAATGATGGAGGCTTACCGGAAAATAGCCCAGGAGCTGGGTTCCCGTTTTTGCCAGCGAGGTATCATTGAGAAACAGGCCGATATTTACTTCTGCACCTGGCCGGAACTGGTTTCTTTGTTAACCGGCGAATGGGATGGTGCCGGTCTCAAAGATTTGATTGCTGATAGAAAAGTATTTATGAAAGAAATGGAGTCTATAGCCCCGCCGGACGTTATTTTTGGGGATGCTCCTAAGTATACGGAACCGGCTCCCCGGTCTGCCGGCAATTTTCTGACGGGGGTGCCTGTTGCTGCAGGAAAGGCCTCCGGCAGGGCTCGTTTGATCCGTCATCCGGCTGAAGGAAACAGGCTGCAGCCGGGGGATGTTATGGTAGCCCCATCAACCGATCCGGGTTGGACGCCCTTGTTTTTAAAAGCCGGGGCTGTGGTTATGGAAACGGGAGGGTTCTTATCCCACGGTGCTATCGTGGCCAGGGAATATGGGATTCCTGCCGTTGTGAATATCCCTGGGGTCATGGGAGCTATCCAGGAAGGCCGGCAAGTGGATGTGGATGGGGACGAAGGAAAGGTATACTTGAAAGAAAAGTAA
- a CDS encoding TetR/AcrR family transcriptional regulator: MEPGDTLAEGRAERKKKETRQKILKAALDLIQRQGFDKTTMEQIAEEADVARKTLYNYFPVKEAIVDEYVRGLSRKFTQDAFAKLPSLPDTRSRLLESLDKVYEQVEMNAEIIGISLGYRLKNVLQGDEYQSGGTQSLLAEIIRLGRLAGEIRGDIRAELLVKQLDILRGTIVMGWLNDPSKVELRQEMALLVDLFLNGAAGKDGKEQA, encoded by the coding sequence ATGGAACCAGGAGATACGCTGGCGGAAGGCAGGGCAGAGCGCAAGAAAAAGGAAACACGGCAGAAAATCCTTAAAGCCGCGCTGGATTTGATTCAGCGCCAGGGGTTCGACAAGACCACTATGGAGCAGATAGCCGAAGAAGCTGATGTTGCCAGAAAAACTCTCTACAATTACTTTCCGGTCAAAGAAGCCATTGTTGACGAATATGTCAGAGGCCTTTCTCGGAAGTTTACTCAGGATGCCTTCGCTAAATTGCCCAGCTTGCCCGACACCAGGTCGCGTTTACTGGAGAGCCTTGACAAGGTCTATGAGCAGGTGGAAATGAACGCGGAGATTATCGGAATTTCCCTGGGCTATCGCCTGAAAAATGTGCTCCAGGGGGATGAGTACCAAAGCGGTGGTACGCAAAGTCTGCTTGCCGAAATTATCAGGCTGGGCCGGCTGGCGGGAGAAATCAGGGGGGACATCCGGGCGGAACTCCTGGTTAAACAATTGGATATTCTGAGGGGCACTATTGTCATGGGCTGGTTAAATGATCCCTCAAAGGTAGAGCTTCGCCAGGAGATGGCTTTGCTGGTTGACCTGTTTCTGAACGGAGCCGCCGGGAAAGATGGAAAGGAACAGGCGTGA
- a CDS encoding DinB family protein, whose amino-acid sequence MSTRKEILLTQLRACQNQDGWFAPLSIVLRGLTAEQAAKRGGQSENSIIGIVHHLVFWNERYLQKFKQGFVSPLGISNAKTFKNIDSDEITEDWNNLRQRLDNVFAQWEEAISNCDEAKLDSRISPKSDEFWWSALAHLAIHNAYHIGQIVYIRKEQGLWKTWGNIG is encoded by the coding sequence ATGTCAACACGTAAAGAAATTTTATTAACACAATTGCGTGCTTGCCAAAATCAGGATGGATGGTTTGCTCCGTTGAGCATTGTCCTGCGAGGTCTAACCGCAGAACAGGCGGCCAAACGTGGCGGTCAGTCTGAAAATTCGATTATAGGTATAGTTCATCACCTTGTCTTTTGGAATGAGCGTTACTTGCAAAAGTTTAAGCAAGGTTTTGTATCCCCTCTTGGAATTTCCAACGCTAAGACATTTAAAAATATCGATTCTGATGAAATTACCGAAGACTGGAATAATTTGCGGCAAAGATTAGATAATGTATTTGCCCAATGGGAAGAGGCGATCTCAAACTGTGATGAAGCAAAATTGGATAGCAGGATTAGTCCGAAAAGCGACGAATTTTGGTGGAGCGCATTGGCACACTTGGCAATTCACAATGCTTATCACATAGGGCAAATTGTCTACATCAGGAAAGAACAAGGTTTATGGAAAACATGGGGAAATATTGGATAA
- a CDS encoding magnesium transporter CorA family protein, with product MLAVYRTIDNIIINTNKPEEKGSWINLTNPTEDEIALVTNATGMEFDRFIKDALDDEERPRIETENEQILVIINVPIMQNATVIYETIPLGIILTKNSFVTVCLQEVDFLKEFTNGKVRGVETYKKTRLLFQILYKSASLYLTLLREIEKKTNEIELALHKSMKNKELIRLLNLQKSLVYFTTSLKSNEKVMQKMLRTKILKVYEEDQDLLEDVIIENKQAVEMAETYSNILRSMMDSFASIISNNLNMVMKFLASVTIILALPTMLASFFGMNVKIPFETSDHAFAIIVSLAVILCSGGIIILMKKDMF from the coding sequence ATGTTAGCAGTGTATAGAACAATTGATAATATCATCATTAACACAAATAAACCCGAAGAAAAGGGATCTTGGATAAATCTTACAAATCCGACTGAAGATGAAATTGCACTTGTAACAAATGCAACTGGAATGGAATTTGATCGTTTCATAAAAGATGCTTTAGACGATGAAGAGCGACCTCGAATTGAAACTGAGAATGAGCAAATTTTAGTGATCATCAATGTCCCAATAATGCAAAATGCAACGGTAATTTACGAAACTATTCCTCTCGGGATTATATTAACTAAAAATAGTTTTGTGACCGTATGTTTACAAGAGGTCGATTTCCTTAAAGAATTTACAAATGGTAAAGTTCGAGGTGTGGAAACTTATAAGAAGACAAGGTTATTATTTCAAATTCTCTACAAGAGTGCGTCTCTATATTTAACACTACTTAGAGAAATTGAAAAAAAGACTAATGAAATTGAGTTAGCACTTCACAAATCAATGAAGAATAAGGAATTAATTAGGTTGCTGAACCTTCAAAAAAGCCTTGTGTATTTTACTACTTCCTTGAAATCCAATGAAAAGGTTATGCAAAAGATGCTGAGAACCAAGATATTAAAAGTATATGAAGAAGATCAGGATTTATTAGAAGATGTCATTATCGAAAATAAGCAAGCAGTGGAGATGGCTGAAACCTATAGCAATATTTTGAGGAGTATGATGGATTCTTTTGCTTCTATTATTTCGAATAACTTAAATATGGTGATGAAGTTCTTGGCGTCTGTAACGATTATTTTAGCTCTGCCTACTATGTTAGCCAGCTTTTTCGGAATGAACGTAAAAATTCCATTTGAAACATCAGACCATGCTTTTGCGATTATCGTCAGTCTGGCTGTCATTCTTTGTTCTGGTGGAATTATTATTCTAATGAAAAAGGACATGTTTTAG
- a CDS encoding MATE family efflux transporter encodes MENIEKMDQASLYYLEKAPVSKAIMHMVIPMMLSFIATIIYNITDAFFIGKLDNTAMMASVTLALAFSSILMALGHLFGVGAGTYVSRLLGEDNSDSAKKVCSINFWSSILTGIIFMALCLPLLSPLLHLLGAKGETLLYTRNYILVFVIGAPFVIANLSLEETVRAEGASTASMIGLISGVVINIILDPIFIFLLHLDIMGAALASVIGNIVSVVWFIYYLQRKSAVQSVSIKDFKPSKEIYKNIIKVGISAFLLDGFMVTTTLLFNNYSMLYGNSVVAGLGISQRVIQIIDFVGMGFSMGAVPLIAYSYSAKNQERLRQIIKTTVLYMIGITLGLSVILFGFRSQVIGIFSIDPEVIAIGQKILFAQLCSTIFAGLSELFTGIFQAFGTGVQSTLMSSLRGIVFIPILIFGNLLFAVNGIIWAITISEGFTCLVGLILFLGIWKKINPAHKAESPN; translated from the coding sequence ATGGAAAACATTGAAAAAATGGATCAAGCATCACTCTACTATCTGGAAAAGGCACCCGTTTCAAAAGCAATTATGCATATGGTTATTCCTATGATGCTGAGTTTTATTGCTACAATTATCTACAATATTACGGATGCCTTTTTTATTGGAAAACTTGACAACACAGCGATGATGGCGTCAGTTACTCTGGCATTGGCATTTTCATCAATATTAATGGCCCTAGGCCACCTGTTCGGAGTGGGTGCGGGAACTTATGTATCAAGACTTTTAGGGGAAGACAATTCAGATAGCGCCAAAAAAGTTTGTTCCATAAACTTTTGGTCATCAATACTCACAGGGATCATCTTTATGGCGTTGTGTCTGCCTTTGCTTTCTCCGCTCTTGCATCTTTTGGGAGCGAAGGGTGAGACATTGCTCTACACAAGAAATTATATTCTGGTGTTTGTTATTGGCGCTCCGTTTGTTATTGCTAATCTTTCGCTGGAGGAAACTGTCCGAGCTGAGGGGGCATCTACTGCCTCTATGATTGGTTTGATATCTGGTGTAGTAATTAATATAATACTAGACCCCATTTTCATCTTTCTTCTTCACCTGGATATCATGGGAGCCGCACTTGCTTCTGTGATTGGTAATATAGTATCTGTAGTATGGTTTATATATTATCTGCAGCGAAAAAGTGCAGTGCAGAGTGTATCAATTAAGGATTTTAAACCAAGTAAAGAGATTTATAAAAATATTATTAAAGTCGGGATTTCAGCATTTTTGCTGGATGGTTTTATGGTAACAACCACCTTGCTTTTTAATAATTATTCTATGCTCTATGGCAATAGTGTTGTTGCCGGGTTAGGTATCTCTCAAAGAGTTATTCAAATTATTGACTTTGTGGGAATGGGTTTTTCAATGGGAGCCGTACCGCTGATTGCCTATTCCTATTCAGCAAAAAATCAAGAGCGACTAAGGCAAATTATCAAAACTACCGTATTATACATGATAGGTATTACTTTGGGGTTGTCAGTAATTCTATTCGGTTTCAGGTCACAAGTCATTGGTATCTTTAGTATTGATCCTGAGGTTATTGCAATCGGCCAAAAAATTCTCTTTGCCCAGCTTTGCTCTACCATATTTGCCGGGCTATCTGAACTTTTTACAGGTATCTTTCAAGCTTTTGGCACAGGTGTACAATCCACTCTGATGTCCTCTCTAAGGGGTATTGTATTTATTCCCATTTTGATTTTCGGAAATTTGTTATTTGCTGTCAATGGCATTATTTGGGCTATAACAATTTCTGAAGGATTCACCTGTCTAGTAGGGCTTATCCTGTTTCTGGGAATCTGGAAAAAAATTAACCCTGCTCATAAAGCAGAGTCACCCAATTAG
- a CDS encoding sigma-70 family RNA polymerase sigma factor, protein MKNDLIGRARQGDLAAWEVLIREIYPQASKQAFCLLRDKDLAQDAVQNTMLKVFNNLSGLKDDGAFTGWWRRILTNEIYLLLRFRSRVMPGIALELLNTGELSVEDAVTLKLEMGQAIERLPLEQQQILLDIDVRGLNLQEAAEAYNLPLGTVKSRLFRARARLQETLKQYRKKPKERADMTLESSDIKDRICDYLEGTMEAVDRNAFEQELSQNPAWQEEMKKQKDFLTFLHALTGKISLTVAEIKDKVQAVIEKTEDYEEIVDATFFEQGKPTTMTSHIWFKKPDCYRTEGDSAATGPITVIMKDGMMLSWLADKRQVRKLILSQEYRERANFNFPDSLKAMAENKSSRILGTEYLQGRSVLHVQFSEQVPGLGEMNTHHWMDKETWMPIRTEYYNVKGELVNRREVRELRLNQGLPDSLFELDLPEGVTIEEENSQVVHLPQDITLTEAAERLCQPPYILAGQNYKIKHQWVEVKEGKGTLLSTYSVLGEQNPLFIVTQASVPNTNLPPNSSTEPVELEFDGRKVTGGLIKIELAGVKYMLDWQDNGYYYSCGGQLEKDELLKIPGKLTQAES, encoded by the coding sequence GTGAAAAATGATCTGATTGGGAGGGCTCGGCAAGGGGACCTTGCCGCTTGGGAAGTATTAATCCGGGAAATCTATCCCCAGGCTTCCAAACAGGCTTTCTGCCTGCTGAGAGATAAAGATCTGGCCCAGGACGCCGTACAAAACACTATGCTTAAGGTTTTTAATAACCTGTCAGGCTTAAAAGATGACGGCGCTTTTACCGGTTGGTGGCGGCGGATATTAACCAACGAAATATATCTGTTGCTGCGCTTCCGCAGCAGGGTAATGCCGGGGATAGCACTAGAACTGCTGAACACCGGGGAACTGTCGGTCGAGGATGCTGTCACGCTGAAGTTGGAAATGGGGCAGGCGATTGAAAGGCTTCCTCTGGAACAACAGCAAATCCTGCTTGACATTGATGTAAGAGGATTGAATTTACAGGAAGCTGCGGAAGCGTACAATCTTCCCCTGGGAACGGTCAAGTCCCGGTTATTCAGGGCCCGGGCCCGCCTGCAGGAGACACTGAAACAATATAGAAAAAAGCCAAAGGAGCGAGCAGACATGACGCTGGAGTCTTCAGATATAAAGGACCGGATTTGTGACTATTTGGAAGGAACTATGGAGGCTGTGGACAGAAATGCCTTTGAACAAGAACTGTCGCAAAACCCTGCCTGGCAAGAGGAGATGAAAAAGCAAAAGGATTTTCTGACATTCTTGCATGCACTGACCGGAAAAATAAGCCTTACTGTAGCTGAGATTAAGGATAAGGTGCAGGCGGTGATAGAGAAAACAGAGGATTACGAGGAAATCGTGGATGCTACCTTCTTTGAGCAGGGAAAACCAACGACCATGACCTCCCATATCTGGTTCAAGAAGCCTGATTGCTACCGGACAGAAGGGGACAGTGCGGCAACGGGCCCCATAACGGTAATTATGAAAGACGGAATGATGCTGAGTTGGCTTGCAGATAAGCGCCAAGTCAGAAAACTCATCTTAAGCCAGGAATACAGAGAACGCGCCAATTTTAATTTCCCGGACAGCCTCAAGGCGATGGCCGAGAATAAATCCAGCCGGATCTTAGGTACGGAATACCTGCAAGGCCGGTCGGTTCTTCATGTACAATTCAGTGAACAAGTTCCCGGGCTGGGAGAAATGAATACTCATCACTGGATGGACAAAGAAACCTGGATGCCAATACGAACGGAATATTATAATGTCAAAGGAGAGCTGGTAAACCGCCGGGAAGTGAGGGAGCTTCGCCTCAATCAGGGACTGCCTGATTCCCTGTTTGAACTGGATCTTCCAGAAGGGGTAACCATTGAGGAGGAAAACAGTCAAGTCGTCCATCTTCCTCAAGATATAACGCTGACTGAGGCGGCAGAGCGTTTATGTCAACCCCCATATATCTTGGCTGGTCAGAATTATAAGATCAAACACCAATGGGTTGAAGTAAAAGAGGGTAAAGGTACTTTGCTCAGTACGTATTCCGTTCTCGGTGAGCAAAACCCGTTGTTTATTGTTACACAAGCATCGGTGCCGAATACCAATCTGCCTCCAAATTCAAGCACGGAACCCGTAGAACTTGAGTTTGACGGTAGGAAAGTAACAGGTGGACTCATTAAGATCGAATTGGCGGGTGTTAAATACATGCTGGATTGGCAGGACAATGGTTACTACTATTCCTGCGGCGGGCAGCTGGAAAAGGATGAATTGCTCAAAATCCCCGGAAAATTGACACAGGCAGAGAGTTAA